TTCATAATGGGAAATTTATTGCGGACTCACTAgcacataaattaatataatccgACATTCACTGTTTCCTGTTATTATTATGAATGAATTGATTTCTAAGTTAGAGCAAAGGTGACGAAAAATTGGTCTTTAATTTTTGGCATGTGATCCATGTAGATTTGCACCTTGTGTAAAACGTGGAActtcagagaaaaagaaaaaatgtgtaTATAATTAGGTGGAAACTTAGGTGcaatcaacttcacgtgaagttgatagttgaaagtcgttagatgatttgactaaattttcatctaacgactctcaactattaatttcacgtgaagtcgactgcacctgaattttcaccgtATAATTATACAAGAAatgtttgataattaaaataaattagttaaaaataataaacatttattttatttattatttattaatattataataattaataaatattaaataagagaaGTCCTATTTTTTAACATCACcgataaatatatatatgttttttatttttttgataagataaatatatatatgttggtAAAGTGTATGTGTGAACTATAAAGCCATTTGAGTGCTTCCGAAGAACTTAAATTTTGGATGATTCTTTAACTTCATTTCACACACGATTTGACAGTAGAAGGGATCCTCTTCTAAGTGCAAAATTTGTCTTTTCATATTTAACTTCAGATGCAACTTTTGAAGGGTTTTTTTCGAGTGAACATACAATGCAATTAGATTCTTATTCATTCACAAAAAGGAAAATGTGATTCTTAACAAGACAAAATAATGGACAATACAGTTCATCATATTGTAATTTTGAGACAATGCAaactttaatttgttaaaaagattatcaaatactaataaaaattaattttgtaccaattttatttataatatatgtagaggtttcttttaaaattattctcacACAGAAttctatataataaaaaagctAACTACaatcactatttttttttctttactcgcactttactatatttttattttttaaaaagtcttCGTACCactcttattttttcttcttactGTGGTATTTCTGACAATAGTTCTTCTTTATCGGATCACCAGCAGtgaatgaattttaaaaaaataaaaaaaaaaattgtgttagaatttgacaaaatttttaacTTAAGAATTGTGTggtctcaaaataaaattgtgagttatgtcatctatattttattaaaatcgcGTTATCTTTTATGTGAATGGACatatatgatttttaatatttacttatttttcttctaattgATCAATTATATAGTGGTCAATTTATATTATGAAGTAACATACAAGAACTTTTCCTATTAATTTCTACTTTCTATGAgagccaaatttaaaatatttcttaagaaaccattagaaaaatgataataactaaaaaagaGGCGTCGTTGAGAGTAAATTAAACTTATATTAAgtgtaattttataaaattgattttattttcttataaccttaatattttcgattttttttaaatcgcAAGAAAAGTGAAATCATATAATTATTTGATAACATGGggagaatattttaatttacacGGATCTGTCATGTTTGTATTCAAATTTGAAAACCTACATAGACTTGTCTTGACTTTCTTAATAACAGTACAACATAGTTTATTTAACACTAAGCTTTTGAACTTTgtcaaagaaagaagaatggaTCAAATCAAATACCGTATTTAGTCTCTATAAGAAAATGGAAATTTGAAAATGCCAGTTAGCTTCTAAATCGCcttcaaaaaattaaagttgatacTACCTAAATCCACATCAAATAATGTGATTAAAAACTCCACATAAATATATTGACTTATctcatttttactttttcttttttcattcattATCAAATCGATTAAATTTTTGCTAAAGCGATAAGTGGTTGAAATAATcatgtatgtatataataacaACTGTTGTTTTAATGGGAGCTGGAATTGTTGAACCAACTCCATCAGCTCTTACTGTCAATGAAACTAATAGCTGAGAAAGAGAATAGAGTCTTTTGGAAATTTGATAAAAGTGGTATTTTTTCGACTAACTCCTTTGTGCGGGTGATGCAGGAAGCAGTTctcctaaaaaaaataactaactaTAGCTTCACTAGCGCTATTTGGAGGGACTTTGTCCCACACAGGGTCGAACTGTTACATGGTTTGTGTTGATTGAGAGGGTCCATACTAAAGAGAGACTGTCCAGACTAGGTGTTATTGATTAGGTGGATAATATCTGTGTGCTGTGCTGTAAGTCTGTTGAGTCTACTTTTCATCTGTTTATTAGTTGCGAGCTCacttggcaggtgtggtgtgcGTGGCTGTTCGCCTTCGGAAGATCATGGACCATACCAGGTACATTGAAGCAACACTTTGAGAGCTGGACGCATGCTGTACGTAGAAAGCTTGAGAGAAAGAGATTGTTAGTTGGATTCTTTGCTGTAGTGTGGGCAATTTGGCTAGAGAGAAATGATGGAGTGTTCAATAGCCATGGCTCAAGTATAGTGAAAATCATCAACAGATCTTTTATGCTCTCTGACGAGTGGCTTGGTGATGCTCCCTTTGGTTGTTGATAACAATGCCGAAGATGACGAGGGGTTGGTATCACTTTTGAGATTGTTAGTAATGTTTGTATTTTGAgattttcttttgcttctggATCTGTTTGCTCTACCTTGTTGTGTTGAGCGcttcttatttcaaaaaaataatgtatataataagttaaaaatttttttaaatatacccGAAACACAGTGTTCCAATAATCTTAatagttgattttaattaatatatattatatatattttttataattaagatcaactattaaaattattaaaatccgATATATGATATATTTGGTACACTTAAAATTCTTCCAATAAAATATACaatctatatatttatatgactactcttttaaaaaaaatagaactttgattatttatttgaatGATATGTATGTGTTTGCTTTGATACTAATCTTAGTCTGCAAAGGTCAAAACATCTTTATCAGATTTGGATGAATAAACGCTGAGAAATAAGTAAACAAaaatttgtcactaaaacacaaataaaatattttttttttcgctcaaaaataaaaacaaagcaCAAGGAATCATTCACCGAGTTCGAAGCCTTATTTTGTTTGCGTGTATCCAATAACGACCCAAAATCATAGtgttatctctttttttttcctaagccaatgttcttaacattttatCATTATATGTATATCCTAATTATTTTTAGACTACTATTGAACCGATCCCTAGCTCTAATCATGGGCCAGCCCAGAAAAAAATTTGGTTtggcaaaaacaaaaataaagaagattCTATTACTTAATTACTAAATGTTtcatccaaaaaaaataaaaaactgataGCCAGAATTTATTTAAAGatcaacatatatataaaatatccgaTTCTTAAGTAGCTAGGACAAGCATTCGATACCCACCTAAAAAGGAGTTTAgattatatataataactaaaaactacttttactgaaataaaatagtttatggAATTTCGGTTATCATAGGTTATCATAATTTGAAGATAATAGAGAACATGATTCCGTCAATTTGCAATAAGAGGTATGATCTTTATAAATTATGTGTGTTTATATATCCACCATGTTTCATTACTTCAAAAAggttatttctcttttaatttttttatgaagtcATTCGTTATTTGATGAGCTAAATCTGAAAGTAATATTTGAAGTTACATTCAAATTTTAGAGTGGTTATTGAAATAATAGTTACTTAATTTTGTCCTCGAACTTATGCTCCGGAACTTATATTAGTTCTTAAAACAATTTCCGTTCATCAGAATATTGAaaacaatattattttatatttatttaaaaaaaaaacgtaaAAACTCCTGTCTTTTTCCGAgtctctccttttctttctcttttcccaactctttttctttttcaacctaggcccttttcttttctctttctttttttctttttcaacttattttttattttataaatatgaaaCGACATTGTTTTAGTGTTTcaatgaacaaaaaatatattagggACTAGTACGAGTCTTGGAGTATAAGTTCgagaataaaattgaataattcttaactttaaaaattactttGAGATTTGAGTACAACTTTAAAAACTACTTTAAAGTTTATCATAATTTGAAGATAACAAGAACATGATTCTATTCATTTGCAATAAGAGATATGATCTTTATAAATTATGGATGTTTATATATCTATCATGTTCTATTACTTCAAAaggttatttcttttttaatttctctatgaAGTCATTGGTCATTTGATTGATCTTTTATAACTAAAAcgcattttttaattaattgcaaGAGTTAATGGACAAATATAGAACAACAAGAACTACTATAATTTCTCGAACAATAAAAAGGTTGATTCTTATAAACTgataaattaatgattttaaaagaAAGTTGACAAGTTCGTAGTCtaatatttagtttatttaCTCCCATTGGAGCCCGCTAACAATTTTCAACACTTACTAAGTTGTTGATATTAggtcaaatataaattaatcaattaaaaattagataacAATTAACAAGTCAAAAACATTGTCCTTTTTCATAGTTTCAAATTGTGGCAtctgaattttaatatttgagaGTATCATTTGGTTTAGGACTACAACCCCactgatttaaaaaaaaattatttaataaatacattaggaattaaaattttacatttttacaaaaaattaaattaataactttaaTATTGTTCATACCCTAACCCAATGATAAGGCCTAGGATCCAACGAAAGGCCCAATCCAAAGGATTGAGCCTCTCCCTACACCGACCTTCAATCTACGAAGTCGGTGCTTACCACGActtgctctaaagaagtcgggagCGAGGGATTAGCTGACAGATAAACCCTCACTCAAGAGGATAACTGCCTCTAAAATCTCTTTAACTACTTCCAGGAGCAATATCTCAAattccctaagataaagggacggttattccccttaaaaggtggaactactccaatggtggttatgggttcaccactataaatacactgacattcctcaggtatctctaagcccaatactctctagacctacTTAcgcccttgctgacttaggcatcggagtgtctttgcaagtaccaccccccattctttcACATACACAACTCGGAGACGGCTCCTAGACGTAAACCAAATCGGAGACCACCTTCCTCTAACACTTGGACCTCACAAACAAGCACAACCACCATCCGGTTCTAGGTAAGTCCCGGAACAAATATGTATCCTTAAAAAAAATTCCACAAAAAAAGATGCTGAACCCAAATGAACAGTGACATTGAATAGATTTGGATATTTACAAAAGGATTATTATAATGCAGTGAACTTAACAACTTTTCAGTCAAATTGCACTCATTTTGCCACTTTCTAAAAAGTCTCAAACAAGTCTTCAAAAGAGTTATGAAACATAAATTTGGTGATTGAAACTTCTATGGAACTGTTTTGCTATAAAAATATTGacatttgattttattaaatttatgaCACTTGctgttttatatataaaaaactaaaattcatTTCAAAGTATTCTGCTCTTATATTCATCTTCTAAACTagcttaaaataaatttgaatgaatataaaatattaaattaatgttCCACAACTTTTTAACACCAATATTTTGGGTGAGctaatttcatatatattttaggttttaaattgcttttctttttgtgCTAATTGAACCATTAGCATTCTAATCTGATTATCAAGAACTCAACCTGGATAAAatctgttaaaaaaaataaaaatatcttaattattattagaaagattaaaatactaaaattaaccataaaaaatttaaatgttgtTAAAATTgactataaaaaatttaaaattaagttgTACCTATAAAAGatcatttaaaattttggtaGACCAATTCAACTTGATTAATATACAATACACCCACACACTTCTCACacattttatcatatttttcttcaattgcaTTCTCTAGGATTTGAATTCTAGACCTTTAAAGTAGAAAAGAGGAGATATGTCATGTGAGCTAGGGTTCATTAGGAACCTGACGCTTATTGAAGCCAACAAATGAACTAATTAATGGAGTCATATTCCTTTGTAATTCTCtacttgaaaaaaaatgttgGTGAGAATTAAAAATTGAAGACATAAAAGTGGACCAGGCCCACGAATAATTATGTGGGCCAATGATATTACAAGATCCTATTGAGGAGaaattgaagaacaaaatactttataccaaaaaacaaaaagaagaacaaaatacTTATTTGTGGCAACAGCAGAGCAACAAAATGAGTGATGCCCAAGTGGATAAGCCATTTGGAAATTCCGTACATCAGTCGCATCAAATAATTGAACTAAAACCCATTTCTCTTTCTATTCTTTTTGTTGTCTCGCCCTTTCAAGAACTAGTTCatcatattttcttttgattataGATTTTCAATTTGAGATGTAATGAACAAAAACCTGTGCGTTTTATAACGGAATTTTATTAGTATGTCTTATGGAAAGTATAATAAGAATAGTGTTAGAGAACCAATCTTTTCAATCAATATTAGTCAActtcttaaaagttattttatttatattaaatagaatttgTCTAAAATTAATCTTATTATCATTAAATTAACTCGTTTTAGATTTTGTCTTCATTATTCATGTATTGaaattatataatttgttttttttattatgggaTAGAAGTACTAATAATTTAACTGagagttcaaatataaaatatcatatGAAAGTAacttcttataatttttttagatgaaaTATAAGACTtaaattcatattattttattgttaacgTACGAGATCTCAAATCAACTCATTTACAAATACAAAATTGAATATTATTtcactattatttttttaattgaattcaattttgATAGATCGAAATTATCCATTTCCTATGCTAAGCAATATTCTTACAAAATTAAGACAAATTCATCAACAAAGACAATTCCATGACCGTGGAGCATAGTGAACCAAACACAAATATTAAGGAagttaaaaaaaactatattcatatatattatttaaataaaatatatcaaattgaatCAGGTAagctcaatttaaaaaaaaaagtacaaacgtttattatacataatttaattatgaaaaaagaatatcttatcataaaaaaatgaatacatTTAAAcaatgtttgtattttttttatatttagtaataCGTATTTTTTTGGTGAACAACTaagaggaaaaacaaaaaaataaaaaaaaaagaaaaaattaggttcttaacaataaaataagacaAATCATCGTAATACatactataataaattaaattagacttatttgatttaatatctatattttatacaaataaggATTAGATTTACCAAAAGATTTAACTCGGATataaaaatatccaatgttTCTCCAATTTACACAAAATTAATTTCCaataaatttattgatataaattatcctaatcttttatttaaaaaaaaagagactgTGCATCACATGCCAATCACGTGCATATATTTTATCAATCATGgtctaaatttattttcttaatgtaattaaaaattgttaaataatattttagtccACTATATTTTTTACAATAACGGTATATTAACAGAACTACACGTAATTTTTACCGTTAATTAATCCCACACAATAAGACCCTCCCTAACAAAGATCCATACATTATTTGCCACGTGTCCAGACCTAAACCTCTtgtcctttcttctttttttgcctaacgtaaaattaaattaaattaaatcaaaactaAATCAACAACCTTCACGCTTGTACTTGTACTTCACGCGCCGCCGCTAAGGAGAATTGAGAGCTATATCCAGCTGTCGAGCAAGGTAGGAAGGAGCACTTAGGTGAGGGAGGTGCCCCTCGGTGTCGAGCCAAACCACCATGCTAGGTCCACCAAGGTGCTCCTCCATGTACGTGGCCACCGTCGCCGGAACCGAGTGGTCCCTCGCCGTCTGCATGATGCAACAGGGGACCTTCACCAAACCTAGGATACCCCGAAGGTCGCTGTTAAACACCGTCCTCGATACAAAAAGCGTTATGTCCGGCCTCATGTTGAAAAGTGTTCTAGAAAATTCCCTAACTGCCTCCGGCACATCCGCCCCCACTGCCAGCGGCGCGAAATCACACACCCACGCCTCGTAGTTGGCCTCCATTGCCGAAAACACTTGCTCAATTTCACCTTGCTCAAATCCTCCATGGTAATCCTTGTCGTTCAAGAACCTTcgcaaaatataaaataaaataaaattcagggTTTAACAATGACAATGGCATTAAAATTACATAGATTCATAGTGTAAGAATTTAAGTTTAACTAATTACATTAACATTTCAATGATGACTTCATTATCtgataattattaaattctttAAATAAGTAATTTTGAGAAATGAATTTGTTGAAAGAGGGAAACTAATcatcaattaaagaaaaaagaagttaTAAGTTGCAGTTGCCAGCTTATTATATCTAATATACTTTGTTATGTATTACTTTAGTACTCCGATCTATATATACTCTTGTAATACAAAAGTAATACATAACAAAGTATATTAGATATAATACAGCtgaatagtaaaatataattgaGAGATTGATTGAGGGTTACCGAGGGGAGGCGCCGATGAGGATGAGCTTGGAGAAGAGTTCGGGGCGGCGGATAGAAGCAAGCATTCCGATCATGGCGGAGATGGAGTGACCGACATAGGCACAGCGAGTAACGCGGAGAGCGTCAAGAATTCCGATGAGGTCATCGACGTAGGCGTCAAGGGAGGTGTAACGGCGGTAATCGAAGTAGTCAGGGTTGACGCTGCCGGCGCACACGAGGTCGTAGAGGATGACGCTGTAGCGGCGGGTGANNNNNNNNNNNNNNNNNNNNNNNNNGTAAGGGAGGACACGCTGCCAGGCGGATTGATCGGTGCCGAAACCGTGGGCCAAGACAAGGTACTTGTCGCCGGAACCTTCTACGCGCACATTCAGCGCGTCTAAGATTGAGGTTCCCATCTTGAGAGAGAGAGTGATTGGGTTTTGAAGGTTTGGAGTTATATGTGAACTAAATATTATGAACAGTGAATTTTTAGTTACCCCTTACTTTTGGACTTTTTGCTTGGTTCTCAAAGAGACTGTGATCTGGTTAGGTAGTATTTATAACCGGCTACCACAATGAGTGTTACCATCAGATCCATCTCGATgcttcttctgctgtttttggtttaaaagagtCAATCAACCAATAGTAAAATAAGTTTATCTTAACTCTTCTTCTAAATTTGAAAATGTTcattcagattttttttaatttttattccttttaCTAGATCACCGAATTAGACGTGTGTTTGGATTGACAtttgtcaaattaaaattaaatttgttagttttataaaattaattttagataaaaatgagtttgtaataatataatttatgtttgtttattctatacaaattaattttggtaaaatgaatattatttaaataatagtagttaaaattatatttagataaataattattaacaaagatataatattaaattataatgctatttttttaagtatgttattatttatgattaattNNNNNNNNNNNNNNNNNNNNNNNNNNNNNNNNNNNNNNNNNNNNNNNNNNNNNNNNNNNNNNNNNNNNNNNNNNNNNNNNNNNNNNNNNNNNNNNNNNNNNNNNNNNNNNNNNNNNNNNNNNNNNNNNNNNNNNNNNNNNNNNNNNNNNNNNNNNNNNNNNNNNNNNNNNNNNNNNNNNNNNNNNNNNNNNNNNNNNNNNNNNNNNNNNNNNNNNNNNNNNNNNNNNNNNNNNNNNNNNNNNNNNNNNNNNNNNNNNNNNATcctagaaaatatttttttttttacatgtatTCACACATGTAATTGTACTTTGTGGTCAGATATCCACACTTCTACTCTACTCTCTCTTGATTCTCAACtggttatttaattttaaaattttataaataattttttatttaaaaaatttagataatattttatatataatttaatcttAGAGAGTGACATGAAAGAAGAGTGGCGCCATGACTCCATTCCTGTTCAAGAGTTGCCAAACACTCTCACATGGCAAATTAGTAGGAGAGATGTCCACACATTGGCTTGGTTAAAAGAAGTCAAAATAACATGCTTGGTTTAACTTtccttttaaaaagaaaaaaattttatagttaCACATGAATCTCTTACATAATATGTTttaatacatattaataatataattataattaaataatttctaatGTCATATATCTTCAAAATAGTTCCACTTGCTATATGTttcacatataaaaaaaaattcatggtCTCATTCATTGCAATTAAATACGTAAGtagtttgtataaaaaaaattaacaagtaaCTTTAGATAGTATAATACTAGTACTAGATCATAAAACTCCTTTTAATTTACCTTCGGGCTAATGAATTTCATATGATTAACGGAAAGATTAAACTAATCTCGAGAGCAATCGTTAGATTTTAGAGAAAGTTGGAGGGGGTATGACAATAACGATGATGAAGACACACCTAATTATCTGTACGGGAAGGCAAGTTCAACGACAAAATTACTTTTGACTTTGTACACCTACCATTTGCAttgtattcttttttcttttgactTTCAACATATTGTTACTAGCTAGGGTTTTTCTTAACTTTGGGCTAAATTTTCTGgaagaatttttatttaaataaaaattttttcaaccaAATTGGGTTCGTCTGTAGTTAATTTACTAGCCCGTTTAAGCAAGTGTCGAATCTCATTTTATGCATGTAGCAATTCATTTAACCAGTTACAAACTCTTAAATAGAGCTTAATATCACGACTGATTAATCTTTAGCCTATCACATTGAAGGatactataaaaaaaacatagaaattATGCTTATGCGTATCATTTATTAATTTCCCAAGTAGTGTTATTTTATAGACATATATTGTAAAATTAAGTTggaaaaatcatattttacaatgccaataaaatatgaataaaatagttaaattatacaattgttattctttaattatttattgatatttatgttttaaaactaatagtaaataaataaatcaataacttAAATAGTAGAtttgagtttaaaattttatgccATCTTAGAGAGGACTATAAATTAGATTCAGATTTTTAACATTAAAAGTTTAAGTAATTATATATTAGATTGCAATGaattaaaattgttttaataaattttgaaaaataattaattgttctgttttaaatttataaatttgtataaacatattttttttgtttcaattagaacataaaatttatatttttattattaattttgattttttatattttattaaatatatatatagttgattTATATCAGCGAAATATGCCGAAAACATTTGCATATAGTCAATCAGATACCCTAatgataaaaaaacataaatatctcagattttaaacaaaaatgtaaataataagttttttttattaaaaagccTAAGTTTATTTGTCATATAATTATtcgaatatttatttatattgttaataTTGTTACTATattgtaataaaatttaatttaattatgctattatatttaattttataattaatttacattaaaatttttagatacaAAATTGCTTAATAATAATGTTGCATGTATCTTGATAGAAACTCATTTAGTAATCTATTATGAATAAAAGATTAATTGATCTGACGTATATTATATACAcattcaaaactaaaaaaaaaaaacacatttgATGAAATGTAATATATAaggttgagtttaattttattccaaCTTATAATTACTTACTTAGATCCGTAGAGGTAGAAATATATGAACTCGTAAAGGCGGGTcaactttaatttctcttttcttgagtttatttttcctccagaaaaaaattttaaaatttaaattaataatccaGCTGAGCCTAGGGATTAGAAGGTAAAACAATTTTATTAggaaaacattttttaaaaaaataaacaaagtgAAATAGTACATAAGCCTCTAAAAATGATTTATTGGCGAGAGATTTAGATAAATatttaagattaaaaatttaaccTTAAGTGTCAAtgataaatacataaatattaattatacaaACCTAATTTCCTACCAAAAATACCcaagtttataatttaaaaactcTAAACGATTTAGGCCGACGGCGGTCTATTTGGTCCACTGGcttaaataattttgttatataaaTCAATATCTTTACGTGTTGGGCAAGATAAACT
This portion of the Arachis duranensis cultivar V14167 chromosome 6, aradu.V14167.gnm2.J7QH, whole genome shotgun sequence genome encodes:
- the LOC107495865 gene encoding strigolactone esterase RMS3, whose amino-acid sequence is MGTSILDALNVRVEGSGDKYLVLAHGFGTDQSAWQRVLPYXXXXXXXXXTRRYSVILYDLVCAGSVNPDYFDYRRYTSLDAYVDDLIGILDALRVTRCAYVGHSISAMIGMLASIRRPELFSKLILIGASPRFLNDKDYHGGFEQGEIEQVFSAMEANYEAWVCDFAPLAVGADVPEAVREFSRTLFNMRPDITLFVSRTVFNSDLRGILGLVKVPCCIMQTARDHSVPATVATYMEEHLGGPSMVVWLDTEGHLPHLSAPSYLARQLDIALNSP